Proteins encoded in a region of the Zea mays cultivar B73 chromosome 2, Zm-B73-REFERENCE-NAM-5.0, whole genome shotgun sequence genome:
- the LOC100384534 gene encoding putative MATE efflux family protein translates to MTSCSGNATVACRDDAQPHGDAPCVIVYPLLAKTGEVHIPVAGDEAPAVPVLTSKSPGRLATAVKEALSVSLGAAFPMTPLVSSSDAHAEARSILGLALPMILTGLLLYLRSMISMLFLGRLGGLALAGGSLAIGFANITGYSVLSGLAMGMEPICGQAFGAGNFSLLGITMQRTVLLLIAAAVPIGGLWMHMRPLLLLCGQDAGIAAVAETYILASLPDLVLQAFIHPVRIYLRAQSINLPLTVCAALAIVIHLPINYVLVTVLGLGIRGVAFASVLANLNLLLFLVAYILFKSVHKRTGGFLLSRESFRGWGELVSLALPSCVSVCLEWWWYEIMILLCGLLLNPQATVASMGILIQTTSLIYIFPSSLSFGVSTRVSNELGANRPEEASRAAAVGLMLGFAFGGLASAFAFLVRNVWASMFTADPAIIALTASVLPILGLCELGNCPQTTGCGVLRGSARPKDAASINLRSFYLVGTPVALVLAFWLHYDFKGLWLGLLAAQATCMVRMLLVIGRTDWACEAKRSRQLTGGLVAEDSDDKAGGDEKSRLLGDTDIEQANAHSDRC, encoded by the coding sequence ATGACGTCGTGCTCGGGAAACGCCACGGTGGCATGCCGGGATGACGCGCAGCCGCACGGGGACGCGCCCTGCGTCATCGTCTACCCCTTACTCGCCAAGACTGGGGAGGTCCACATCCCGGTGGCCGGAGACGAGGCGCCGGCCGTGCCCGTGCTCACGAGCAAGTCGCCCGGGCGGCTTGCCACCGCGGTGAAGGAGGCCTTGTCCGTCTCCCTGGGAGCGGCGTTCCCGATGACGCCGTTGGTGTCGTCCAGCGACGCGCATGCAGAGGCGCGGTCGATTCTCGGCCTCGCGCTCCCGATGATTCTGACGGGCCTCCTGCTCTACCTCCGCTCCATGATTTCAATGCTCTTCCTCGGCCGTCTCGGCGGTCTGGCCCTCGCTGGCGGGTCGCTGGCCATCGGCTTTGCCAACATCACGGGGTATTCCGTGCTCTCCGGCCTCGCCATGGGCATGGAGCCCATATGCGGCCAGGCATTCGGCGCGGGCAACTTCTCGCTCCTCGGAATCACCATGCAGAGGACGGTGCTGCTGCTCATCGCGGCGGCCGTCCCCATCGGTGGCCTGTGGATGCACATGCGGCCTCTCCTCCTCCTCTGCGGCCAGGACGCCGGCATCGCGGCGGTCGCCGAGACCTACATTCTGGCCTCGCTCCCGGACCTCGTCCTCCAGGCCTTCATCCACCCTGTGCGGATATACCTCCGGGCGCAGTCCATCAACCTGCCGCTCACGGTCTGCGCCGCGCTGGCCATTGTCATCCACCTCCCCATCAACTACGTCCTCGTCACCGTCCTCGGCCTCGGCATCAGAGGGGTGGCATTCGCCTCCGTGCTGGCGAACCTGAACCTTCTCCTCTTCCTCGTCGCCTACATCCTCTTCAAGAGCGTGCACAAGCGCACCGGCGGTTTCTTGCTCTCCCGCGAGAGCTTCCGCGGCTGGGGCGAGCTCGTAAGCCTCGCGCTGCCGAGCTGCGTCAGCGTCTGCCTCGAGTGGTGGTGGTACGAGATCATGATCCTGCTGTGCGGCCTGCTGCTGAACCCGCAGGCCACGGTGGCGTCCATGGGCATCCTGATCCAGACCACGTCGCTCATCTACATCTTCCCATCCTCCCTGAGCTTCGGCGTGTCCACCCGCGTCAGCAACGAGCTGGGCGCGAACCGGCCCGAGGAGGCGAGCCGCGCCGCCGCGGTGGGGCTCATGCTGGGCTTCGCCTTCGGCGGCCTGGCCTCGGCGTTCGCGTTCCTGGTGCGGAACGTGTGGGCGAGCATGTTCACGGCCGACCCGGCGATCATCGCGCTCACCGCGTCGGTGCTGCCCATCCTTGGGCTGTGCGAGCTGGGCAACTGCCCGCAGACGACGGGCTGCGGCGTGCTGCGCGGCAGCGCCAGGCCCAAGGACGCAGCCAGCATCAACCTCCGGTCCTTCTACCTCGTGGGGACGCCGGTGGCGCTCGTCCTAGCCTTCTGGCTCCACTACGACTTCAAGGGCCTGTGGTTGGGGCTCCTGGCGGCGCAGGCCACCTGCATGGTGCGCATGCTGCTGGTCATCGGGCGCACGGACTGGGCGTGCGAGGCCAAGCGCTCGAGGCAGCTCACCGGCGGCCTCGTGGCCGAGGACAGCGACGACAAGGCTGGCGGAGACGAGAAGTCGCGCTTGCTTGGCGACACGGACATCGAGCAAGCGAATGCTCACTCTGATCGGTGTTGA
- the LOC114574131 gene encoding F-box protein PP2-A13-like — translation MGAGASSVVAPDGYGRGWGQTSLGDMPESCIAAVLLYLGPAEICQVACLNRTFRDAASADCIWAAKLPSNYRYLAALAAAADDDCACDDAAEGSGRCCSSAAIKKEVYARLCRPTRFDGGTKEFWIDKNKGGFCMSICSKAMSITGRDDRRYWSHLSTEESRFHGVAYLQQIWWLEVGGEIDFCFPAGSYSLFFRLRLGRPHKRMGRRCHGSENIHGWDIKPTRFQLSTSDDQHTTSESHLVNPGRWTLYHVGDFIVSSSDEVTGLKFSMMQIDCTHTKGGLCVDSVCIYPKDLGYEDCVFCQKVL, via the exons ATGGGGGCTGGGGCGTCGAGCGTGGTGGCGCCGGACGGGTACGGCCGGGGGTGGGGGCAGACGTCGCTGGGCGACATGCCGGAGAGCTGCATCGCGGCGGTGCTGCTCTACCTCGGCCCGGCTGAGATCTGCCAGGTGGCCTGCCTCAACCGGACGTTCCGGGACGCGGCCTCCGCCGACTGCATCTGGGCCGCCAAGTTGCCCTCCAACTACAGGTACCTCGCCGCACTCGCGGCCGCGGCCGACGACGACTGCGCTTGCGATGACGCGGCCGAAGGCAGTGGCAGGTGCTGCTCCTCTGCGGCGATCAAGAAGGAGGTATACGCGCGCCTCTGCCGGCCCACCCGGTTCGACGGCGGCACCAAG GAATTTTGGATCGACAAGAACAAGGGAGGTTTCTGCATGTCCATCTGCTCAAAGGCTATGTCGATCACAGGGAGAGATGATCGGAGGTATTGGAGCCACCTATCCACAGAGGAATCAAG ATTTCACGGCGTCGCTTATCTTCAGCAGATTTGGTGGCTTGAGGTCGGCGGGGAGATTGACTTCTGCTTTCCTGCCGGTTCATACAGCCTATTCTTCCGGCTACGTTTGGGCCGACCGCACAAGCGGATGGGCCGCCGATGCCATGGCTCCGAGAATATCCACGGTTGGGACATCAAACCGACACGGTTCCAGCTTTCAACCTCAGATGACCAGCACACTACATCTGAGTCTCACCTAGTTAACCCTGGAAGATGGACCCTTTACCACGTCGGTGATTTCATCGTATCGAGTTCAGACGAGGTGACGGGACTCAAGTTCTCTATGATGCAGATCGACTGTACGCATACAAAAGGCGGCCTGTGTGTTGATTCAGTCTGTATATACCCCAAAGATCTCGGATATGAGGACTGCGTGTTCTGCCAGAAAGTTTTGTAA